The Flavobacteriales bacterium sequence TAAAGTTAACATATTAGGTTGTGGTAGTGCTACACCAACATTAAGACGCAATCCTACAGCACAAGTGGTTAATGTGTTGGAACGTCATTTTCTAATTGATTGTGCTGAAGGAACACAATTACAAATGCGAAAATATGGAATCAAATTCCAAAAAATCAATCACATCTTTATCAGTCACCTTCACGGAGATCATTACTTAGGATTAATAGGTTTTATCTCTACACTTCATTTATTAGGCCGAACAAAAGAACTTCACCTGTATGGACCAGAGCCTCTTGGTGAAATTATTTTTAGTCAACTAAGAGCCAGTAAATCTTACCTTAGTTTTCACATAGAGTTTCATCCCTTAACCTCAAAAGAAAGCGAGTTAATATATGAAGATGAAAAAGTAACGATAGAAACCATACCTTTAAAACATCGTATCTATTGTAACGGTTTTTTGATCAAAGAAAAACAACACGACTATAGAATAGACATTAAAGCTGTTCAAGCCCACAATGTTCCTATAGCATGGTATCAACATCTAAAAAAAGGAAAAGATTATGAATTAGAAAATACTAAAATCCCTGTTTCCGAATTAACATTTCCTCCCTATCAACGAAGGAGTTATGCTTATTGTTCTGATACAGCCTATTTAGAAAGTATTATTCCAATCATTGAAAATACACATTTACTTTACCACGAAGCAACTTTTTTAAGTGACCAAAAAGATCGTGCAAAGCAAACGATGCATAGTACAATTGAGGAGGCCTGCTTAATCGCTCAAAAAGCTAAAGTTAAACAGCTACTTGTAGGGCATTATTCTGCTCGTTATAAAACTACAGAAAAGTTTATCGAAGAAGCGACTCCCCTTTTCAAAAATACGATTGCTGTTGAAGATGGAGATGAATTTACAATTCCATTGAAGTAAATTGTTTTTTAATCATTTTTCGATCCAATTTCTTAAACTTTGTTTGATTATCAAAAAAATCGATCCATTCTAATGCCTCAAATTTTTCTGGTTCATTGAGGAAGAAATCATGGTCTTTTTCAAGAAGTACAAAATAATTTCTTTCGTGTAAGATTCCTTGTTTCACTTCAGTCAATAAACCACACCAAGTGATATCTTTGGCTCCAATTTTTATACTTGCTTCTTCCTTTGCTTCTCTTATCATCGAGGCAGTGGGGCGCTCTTTTTTTTCAATGTTTCCCCCAATTAAACTATAACGATCCTGCCCTCTTTTCTTAAAAGCCAAGACAAAAGGATAATTCAGTACTAATAAACGTGCTTTTCTATTAACCAAAATATTGAACGTAGTTTTTATCAGACAAATATAAAAATAAAAAAAGGGATGTAGAAAACTACATCCCCGAAAAAATCAGTTACTTCTAAAAGCAACTATTTATTTGACTACCCCAACACAAATATATAGCATTTTTATATTGCAAATATATTTTTTAGACTAACAATGGTTTTTTAACCCTTCAAAGCAAAATATATCGATAAAACTATTTTTTTAGACATAAAAAAAGGGATGTAGAAACTACATCCCCGAAAAAATCAGTTGCTAAAAGCAACTATTTATTTGACTACCCCAGTGCAAAGTTATAAAAGAAATGTAGTTTTCTAAAAAAAACTATGCTTATAACACTATTTTAACACTTTTAATTAATTACACCACTGCCGATTAATTCTTCTCCTTGATACCAAGCCACAAACTGTCCAGCAGCAACTCCTCTTTGCATTTCTTCAAACTCAATATACAATCCATCTTCTTTTTGGTGCAACGTATAGTTAGAAAGCGCTTGTCTGTATCTAATTCTTCCAGAATAAGCAATGCTTTGGCCAGGCGTTAACTTAAGATCTTCCCTTACCCAATGTATATCTTCATTGAGGACTTTTAATCCTTTTCTATACAACCCTTTATGGTTTGTTCCTTGACCAACATACACATGGTTCAATTGCGTATCAGTACCTATTACAAATAGTGGCTCTTTCATTCCTCCTACAGCTAAACCTTTTCTTTGTCCCTCTGTAAAATAATGTGCTCCCTGATGTTCTCCAACAATTTTCCCTACTCCTTTTTTTAAGTTATAGGGTGCTGCAATCGTAACTAAATCATCGTTGGTGTAATCGAACACAACATCTTCATTATCTAACTCTATTATTTTTCCTGTTTTAGGTTTTAACTGTTGTTGTAAAAATACAGGCAGTTTTACTTTTCCTATAAAACATAATCCTTGTGAATCTTTTTTATTGGCAGTACTTAACCCAATTTGGTTGGCAATTGCTCTAACTTCTGGTTTTTCTAGGTGTCCTATAGGAAATAAAGCTTTACTTAACTGTTCTTGACTTAGTTGACATAAAAAATAACTTTGGTCCTTATTGTTATCTTTCCCCGCTAAAAGTCGATATACTTTTTTTCCTTCTATTTCAAGCTCTTCCTTTCTACAATAATGTCCAGTTGCGACATAATCAGCACCTAGTTCTAGTGCTTTTTCCAGGAAAATATCAAATTTAACTTCTCTATTACAAAGTACATCTGGATTAGGTGTTCTACCAGCTTGATATTCAGAAAACATATAGTCGACTATTCTTTCTTTGTATTCTTTACTGAAATCAATTACCTGAAATGGAATTCCCAAAGACTCAGCAACTTGTAAAGCATCATTACTATCATCTATCCAAGGGCATTCATCGTGCTCTATCACCGAATCATCATGCCAATTACGCATGAACATTCCGATGACTTCATAGCCTTGCTCTTTTAATAAATATGCTGTTACACTAGAATCTACACCTCCAGACAACCCTACAACAACTCTTTTACCTTTACTCATTCCTATAAAATTAATAGTACAAAGGTAAGTATTCCTTTTAAACATAAATTCGCTTCCGATAAATAATCCAACGACAGATTTGATCAATAAAAAATTAGAATTAATTGAAATAATCATTTATTTTTGAAAAACGACGGATAATTGATGCTATAGAATGAGGACTTTTAGAAAAATATTTCACCCCCCTAATACGGTTTACACCACTTTTTATGAAAAGTACAAGTTTAATTTGGTGTGGAAAATATTTTCTATCCTTACTCCTTTTTTCTTCATCCTTTCTTCTGTCCATTTTTTATTAGGGGGCAAAAGCTTTAAAACTACGGCATTGGCTTTTCTAATGTCGCTATTAGTGCTTATTTCCTTAAAATTTTCTAAAAAATACAACATTTCAGTAATTGCTGTATTTATTATTGGAACGGCCATTAATCAATATACGATGTATACGGCATTAAACGTGGAAAGGATTGTTGATTTGTTGTGGATGCTTTCTGTCTCTGTATTTGTCTTTTATATGTTTGGTTCACGTTACGGAATTGGCAGTATGGCGATTAACTTTGTAGGGTTAATTGGAGCAATACTCTATGTCCCTAAAGAAGTCATTATCGAAACCATTCAAAATCAAACATTAAATGTTGAACTCGCTCATATTATAAACATTATTGTTTCTACGGTTATTACGGGGTATTTTATCAAAAAAATAATTGAATACTCTAATTATAATGAAGAAAAACTAAAAGAAGCTAACATTGATCTATTGCAACAACGCGATGAAAAAATTGTAATGCTTCAGGAGATTCATCATAGAGTAAAAAACAACCTTCAAATTGTTTCCAGCCTTTTAAGACTACAATCAAGCCAATTGGATAATGAGGAGATGGTTACTCAATTTAGAGAGGCCATTAATCGAGTTTCTTCAATGGCTTTGATTCATGAAAAAATGTATCAAACGGATGATTTATCTAATGTAGACATTAAAAACTACCTTAATTCTTTAATTAAAGATATTATACGAACCTATTCATTTAAATCGCATATTAGCATAGATATTCAATCTAATATTTATAATTTTAGCTTAGATAGTTTAGTCCCTCTAGCGTTAATTTTTAACGAGTTAATTACAAACTCAATTAAACATGCTTTTAATGAAAGTTCAGATGGAAAAATCACCATATTAATCCAAAAAGAATCTGAAAGTAAAACAACAATTACCTACAAAGACAATGGTCAAGGTTTTAATGAAATTCCTACTGAAAAT is a genomic window containing:
- a CDS encoding NUDIX hydrolase, producing the protein MVNRKARLLVLNYPFVLAFKKRGQDRYSLIGGNIEKKERPTASMIREAKEEASIKIGAKDITWCGLLTEVKQGILHERNYFVLLEKDHDFFLNEPEKFEALEWIDFFDNQTKFKKLDRKMIKKQFTSMEL
- a CDS encoding ribonuclease Z, whose product is MIFKVNILGCGSATPTLRRNPTAQVVNVLERHFLIDCAEGTQLQMRKYGIKFQKINHIFISHLHGDHYLGLIGFISTLHLLGRTKELHLYGPEPLGEIIFSQLRASKSYLSFHIEFHPLTSKESELIYEDEKVTIETIPLKHRIYCNGFLIKEKQHDYRIDIKAVQAHNVPIAWYQHLKKGKDYELENTKIPVSELTFPPYQRRSYAYCSDTAYLESIIPIIENTHLLYHEATFLSDQKDRAKQTMHSTIEEACLIAQKAKVKQLLVGHYSARYKTTEKFIEEATPLFKNTIAVEDGDEFTIPLK
- the mnmA gene encoding tRNA 2-thiouridine(34) synthase MnmA: MSKGKRVVVGLSGGVDSSVTAYLLKEQGYEVIGMFMRNWHDDSVIEHDECPWIDDSNDALQVAESLGIPFQVIDFSKEYKERIVDYMFSEYQAGRTPNPDVLCNREVKFDIFLEKALELGADYVATGHYCRKEELEIEGKKVYRLLAGKDNNKDQSYFLCQLSQEQLSKALFPIGHLEKPEVRAIANQIGLSTANKKDSQGLCFIGKVKLPVFLQQQLKPKTGKIIELDNEDVVFDYTNDDLVTIAAPYNLKKGVGKIVGEHQGAHYFTEGQRKGLAVGGMKEPLFVIGTDTQLNHVYVGQGTNHKGLYRKGLKVLNEDIHWVREDLKLTPGQSIAYSGRIRYRQALSNYTLHQKEDGLYIEFEEMQRGVAAGQFVAWYQGEELIGSGVIN
- a CDS encoding sensor histidine kinase, giving the protein MWKIFSILTPFFFILSSVHFLLGGKSFKTTALAFLMSLLVLISLKFSKKYNISVIAVFIIGTAINQYTMYTALNVERIVDLLWMLSVSVFVFYMFGSRYGIGSMAINFVGLIGAILYVPKEVIIETIQNQTLNVELAHIINIIVSTVITGYFIKKIIEYSNYNEEKLKEANIDLLQQRDEKIVMLQEIHHRVKNNLQIVSSLLRLQSSQLDNEEMVTQFREAINRVSSMALIHEKMYQTDDLSNVDIKNYLNSLIKDIIRTYSFKSHISIDIQSNIYNFSLDSLVPLALIFNELITNSIKHAFNESSDGKITILIQKESESKTTITYKDNGQGFNEIPTENFGSVLIETFSEQLDGEYSIKDTKGIGVEYYFVFKNLK